GCACCGCCTCCTCCAGGTCCTCCAAAGCCTCCTCGGTTGAGGGTTTGCCGAATGCGCAGAAAGCGGCCACGCTGGTTCTCCTTCAAGTCCAGGTAATATTTGCGATTTTCACGCACCAGGAATTCGCTCTTGAGAGCGCGGCGGGGTCCGCCTTCTCCCCCTGCCGCAGCTTCTGCTAGCTGCTCAGGGCTTGAAGGCCCGAGCTGCGCATAGTGCTCGATAAAGTCGCCAAGGTAGTCGCGTAGCTCTGCGGCTACAGCCATGGAAAGCGTGAGCCTACTTTTGGAGCCGCCGGCGCCCACCTCTGCCACCTTCAAGAAACGGCCTTTGGCGTTCTGCTTTACGTCCAAATAAAAGCGCTTGTTCTGGATGTCTAAGCGCTTCGAAGCTAGCTCTTGTGTGTCCAAGCCGGCTCCGCCCGAGCCAACGCCCCCTCCACCTCCGCGATCAGAGCCACCTCCGCCCCGCTCAGAGCCGCTGTCCCCATCCGCCATCTTCGGTTCTCTCTCAGTGGGGAGGGCAGAGAAACTGCGCAGGCGTCAGACGTGCACGTTCTAAGGAATCGACGCTATCCACTGATTTGGGACGTTCACAGGCCACACCCCGAATCGGATCGCACCTTTTTCAGAGACGAGCACACCGCAGTCAGTCAAGAGCGCCGCTGGCCCTTTACTTAGGTTAATCAACGAAGGGTCAGGAGGCTACAGCCCCGAATCATATATGGCCACACCCCCAGAACACTCGAACTTCTGCGCAGGTCACTTTGCACAATTCGGTGGGTCCACGCCCCTTTTCTTTCGTCGCTATTAACAGGCCAATTCCATCGCCTACCGACGTCACCGAATCTTCTCTTTCCGTGCCTTCCTTATGCTTCCCGCCGTTTGCCCTCCCGCACCTTCGCCGCCTCCTCCCCGTCCTCGCGCCGCTCCCGCCCGCGCGCTAATCGCCTTCTGCCTCCTTCGCTCTCGCCCCACTCTCTCTCCAGGCTCCGCCTCTTCCTCCTCTGTCATAGTGTCTCGGGTGGGAGGAGGCAATGGGGTGTGTTCTCGCGATATTCTAGGGCTGTTCTACCCGCTTCTCTCGAAACTCTATGATAAAAGAACTACAGCCGCAGagcttattaaccccttcgcttgccaggcttttcccctcaggtgccaggcctgtttttagctagttggggcagttcgcgcttaggcccgcacaactttttgcccacataagatacccacgccaaaattgcgtcttttttccccaacatcctagggtatctagaggtacccagagtttgtgtgttcctctgaaggacaccaagaaatttgccaaaatacatcgaaaatgtagttaaaaaaaaaaaaagggggaaatagggctgcagaagaaggcttgtgttttttcccctgagaatggcatcaacaaagggtttgtggtgctaaaatcaccatcttcccatctttcaggaacaggcagacttgaatcagaaaacccaatttttcaacaactttttggcatttttctgggacatacctcatttgtacaattgttttgtgttttcagcctcctt
The Pleurodeles waltl isolate 20211129_DDA chromosome 11, aPleWal1.hap1.20221129, whole genome shotgun sequence genome window above contains:
- the LOC138266049 gene encoding transcriptional regulator protein Pur-beta-like, yielding MADGDSGSERGGGGSDRGGGGGVGSGGAGLDTQELASKRLDIQNKRFYLDVKQNAKGRFLKVAEVGAGGSKSRLTLSMAVAAELRDYLGDFIEHYAQLGPSSPEQLAEAAAGGEGGPRRALKSEFLVRENRKYYLDLKENQRGRFLRIRQTLNRGGFGGPGGGGAQGPQSGQTIALPAQGLIEFRDALAKLIDDYGGEEEEGGPGGGGPGGAGEPLPEGTSLTVDAKRFFFDVGCNKYGVFLRVSEVKPSYRNSITVPLKAWARFGAAFCRYAEEMKGVQERQGGGGGRGERGEESETEEGEDD